A genomic stretch from Physeter macrocephalus isolate SW-GA chromosome 12, ASM283717v5, whole genome shotgun sequence includes:
- the LOC102996281 gene encoding GTP-binding protein SAR1b-like: protein MSFIFDWIYSGFSSVPQFLGLYKKTGKLVFLGLDNVGKTTLLHMLKDDGLGQHVPMLHPTSEELTIAGMTFTTFDLGGHVQARRVWKNYLPAINGTVFLVDCVDHERLFESKEELDSLMTDETVANVPILILGNKIDRPEAISEERLREMFGLYGQTTGKGSVSPKELNAQPLEVFMCSVLQRQGYGEGFRWMAQYVD, encoded by the coding sequence ATGTCCTTCATATTTGACTGGATTTACAGTGGTTTCAGCAGTGTGCCACAGTTTTTAGGATTATATAAGAAAACTGGTAAATTGGTATTTCTTGGATTGGATAATGTGGGAAAAACAACATTGCTACACATGCTAAAAGATGACGGACTTGGACAACATGTCCCAATGTTACATCCCACTTCAGAAGAACTAACCATTGCTGGCATGACCTTTACAACTTTTGATCTGGGTGGACATGTTCAAGCTCGAAGAGTGTGGAAAAACTACCTTCCTGCTATCAATGGCACTGTATTTCTGGTAGATTGTGTAGACCATGAAAGGCTGTTCGAATCAAAAGAAGAACTTGATTCACTAATGACAGATGAAACTGTTGCTAATGTGCCTATACTGATTCTTGGGAATAAGATTGACAGACCTGAAGCCATCAGTGAAGAGAGGTTGCGAGAGATGTTTGGTTTATATGGTCAGACAACAGGAAAGGGCAGTGTGTCTCCGAAAGAACTGAATGCCCAGCCCTTAGAAGTTTTCATGTGTAGTGTGCTCCAAAGACAAGGCTATGGAGAAGGCTTCCGCTGGATGGCGCAGTACGTTGATTAA